aaatatattaacttttaacttatataatttattaaattaaactgtccatatttttttaagttattatttttatctttatcttgattttgtttatatttttttatgttaatataatattttatttctatctaaaataaaaatattggattaacatttatttaatcattgtatacttataaaattttatctgaaaataaattattgttctaaaaaaatttaatttttacaatctGTATATATATGATCATAATGATTTGGATCGAgtctgaaaaaaaattattcaaactcattgtaaaattttgataggattaaataataaatgtagtCAAATTGAATCCAACCCTATTGGTCAACacccataaaataaaataagattagaTACTTTgttggtttttaaaataaagaacaaaggTGTTGTTGGTCTGTTCTTTTTATAAGTGAGAGAGAGGAATAGGTTGAATCAGGAAGGAACTTATCCTGCTAGTGCTGTCTGTCACTTAAGAAGCATCccacaataaaaacattaagaaGAACGAAAACGCGTTCACttcaaacttttatttaaaaatgaatattattaaatgGAAGGGTACAACGAAGACGCGTTCAATACCCATTCTATCTATTTGTGGTCCCATACTTTTCCTCACTCCAGTGCCTATCATTAACAATGGAGCCACCAAGTGGATTCATTTTCCACTTTCAATTTTACAATATTAACTATAACTATTCTTTCCCTTAAATAGTtccaaataaaaaggaaatcaaCTAACTGCTAAAGCTTTCATAGAATGAAATACAATAGCACTTACTTGCAAAGATGGAAGTCAAGTGtcttgttttaacaaaatttaactaccttttaatttatttttaattaaattagatatgtttgtaaatattattttactaactTATACTatttttgaaatgttatttGAATTTGTGTTTGAACTCAGTTTTTTTACCTTCGATATTTTAAGAAACATTTTCATTTATCACTtcttttaatgttatattatttatttttaaaaaatagcttttaatatcacattatttatttttattataacagtatttgaatttcaaataaaaagtaaatgcttaaaattaattaaaaaacaaaattataataatctaaagatatattttgtctactaaataaaaaaaatatataaatatattatttgatgtcagataattttatcatcaaatACAGCCATTGTACAAGATCCTTTAATTCATACAAATATTCAAtggatgataaaaatatatataaatattcaatGAATAAGTGAATAGTCGTGACATGGTCAACACAATTCATGAACATACTCTTTAATTCATTAACTTTCTTGCAATAATATAATTGTGTGGTATGTATATATACCTTACTTGGCTAGATTTTAaggattctttttgtttttttaacagaTTTTAAAGATTCTGCATGTGCAAATATTAAAAAGACTTTATGAGATAAATGTGTGAGGTGCAATGATCTTCTTTGACAATGTCACTTAAAAAATGATTGCCCGCGCCTAAAAACTCACTCTTTGCATCTTCTTCAAACCATTATAACGGGCCGAAAtggatatatttatattcatattcatcaTTACTGAAAAGAAGTTCCGAATTTTGGGTTTGCCCCGCTATATGCAAAGATTTTGAGCAGGGACTTGGAGATTAATATTAGCAAAACCCAAAAccaaaaacacaacaaaacaaagaaaaagaaataccaCAAAATGTGTATATCAATTAACATATACttgttttaacttaattaataattttaaatttatgttttaaatatagtttaaatactaaaaaaaaactttatcatttataatattttattgagtCTTACTGATTAGTATTTCTAAGacattgtttaaaatttttaaaaaaatatttattgtataaataacaaaagagtatacaaaaattataaatatttctaacaaaaatatttttattttaaatttattaattaatatttttaatacagtTAATATTtgcctattttattttaattgaataaaattgtcttaaaTAGAAGATAGTATTTCTGTTTTCTAAAAGTACAAAAAGGCAGTAGTAGTGGAATAGCGCGTAAGTAAGCAGGGAAGAGAATCACATCTTCCGAAGGTGGGGTCCACACGAAATTTGAGCTAGCTGCATTTGAAGATTCCTCTCTCATCGGTGAggcattaatttttatcattagatATATTACTAAAATATTCAAGGGCTGAGATTTAAGAAAGGGAACTCATTTAGccggttattttctaattacatctgaatattttatacaattacTTTACTTCTCTTTATTTCGTCCACCACAGCAGTCTCATCACTCCCTTCCATGAACGAATTCGACCACCTCCTTCCACCACTCACAAATTTAGTTTAcgtaaatatcataaattaatcatctcattaaaatttgtgaattattttattattaaattatattatatttaataataaaatatattttttaaaatttaatttagtattaagttacaaaatttaaatattaatttattattaaattatctaaagaattaatttatcacattttaaaaaaaatatttttaagatcaatttgtTATTgtgtcatattttttaaaacaaaatttgattatttataaaaaaatatatatttttaacccAAGAAAATTATAAGGTTACTCATTATTCAAGTTGCCTTTATCTGACCTTGGTCATAATAATgtcaaaatagaaaaacaacaaatagATAGATGAGTATTgtcattaaatttgtaataatattttgttataaaattataattaatttgataaaaattactttaacattaaattataaagtttaaagataaatttattattaaattatttatagaatTAATCTTTCacagtttttatatattttaaaaataaatttaaattttacatttttaatgacTAATACTTTTatagaacaaaataaatatttaaagaataaaaagagcTTAGCCATTCAATTTTTGATCAGTCATATTGGAAGAAGCCGCCGACTTTgaccaaagagaaaaaaagaagaaagagaagaaaagtcaCACTTTCCTCCCTTCTTCCTTTGGCTTTCCCGTTGCTGCTGTGCTGTGCTGACAATAAAAAGGGCCACCCCTTTCTCCCTCATCTTCATTCTTCGCTCAATCGAGGTCTTCTCGATTTCCTTCTCTATAACACAACGCTCTCTTCTCTTGCAACCAAAGTACTTGTTCCAGTGTCTACTCTACTCAAAAAGGTATGTCTTTCTTTTTGTGCTTTTACTGACTCATacacaaaagtttttttttttttttgttgggtgttCTTGTTTAGATCTTTGGTTGTTTTGGGTGGGTCTGAGGAATATGCTTCGTGGGTTTGCTTCTGGGCAGATTAAAGTTTTAAACTTTGGTTTTAGATTTTGGCAGTTTCTTGTTTTCTCCCCGACCCACCTTTCTTCCTTTTAGTTTCTTCTTAAGGTTATTGAAATAtcaagttgttgttgttgttttgggTAGGATTAGTTACGGATCTAACCTTTGTTGGTAAAATTGGTATTAACACGTTCTATGGGGACGTTGCATAGCTTTGCATCTTTAGGGATTTGGAACTAGGGTTGTTTGGAAACTCTGTTTCTAAATTTGAGGTTTTATCGTTTTTCTTTATTCTGtgtgaataataaattataaattgaacGGCTTATTGAGATTACGTTGTCTTATTCTGCAGGATTTGGGACATCATGTGCAGTGATTCGAAAAGTAAACTTTCTTCCCCAACCCTCGTCGTCATGGAGAATAGTAACATTCAGAAGCAGAATCTGGATGGTCTCTACAACTCGGTTTTGCTTGAATTGTCTGCATCTGATGATTATGAAGCTTTCAAAAGAGAGGTGGAGGAAAAAGGCTTAGATGTGAACGAGGCAGGCTTTTGGTACGGTAGAAGAATTGGGTCAAAGAAGATGGGATCTGAAACGAGGACCCCTCTGATGATTGCTTCTTTGTTTGGAAGCGCCAAGGTGCTCAATTATATTCTTCTTCAGAAAGGAGGAGGTGTTGATGTGAACAGGGTCTGTGGTTCTGATAGGGCCACTGCTCTCCATTGTGCTGTTGCTGGTGGCTCCGAATCCTCACTTGAGATTGTCAAGCTCTTGCTTGATGCTGGGGCTGATGCTGAGTGCCTTGATGCGAGTGGCAACAAGCCGGTTAATCTGATTGCTCCTGCCTTTGATTCTTTGTCCAAATCGCGAAGGAAGGCTTTGGAGATGTTCCTCAGGGGTGGTGGGGAAAGAGATGAACTCATGAGCCAGGAGATGGAGCTACAGATGTTTTCTGTTccagagaaaaaagaaggaagtgaTAATAAGAAAGAATACCCTGTTGATATATCGCTGCCTGACATCAACAACGGTGTATATGGAACAGATGAGTTTAGGATGTACAACTTCAAGGTGAAGCCTTGCTCAAGGGCTTACTCCCATGACTGGACTGAGTGTCCATTCGTTCATCCAGGGGAGAATGCGAGGAGGAGAGACCCACGGAAATACCCTTACAGCTGTGTTCCTTGCCCTGAGTTCCGCAAAGGGACCTGCCAGAAGGGTGATTCCTGCGAGTATGCTCATGGTGTTTTTGAGTCCTGGCTACATCCCGCCCAATACCGGACAAGGCTTTGCAAGGATGAGACGGGCTGTGCTAGAAAAGTATGCTTCTTTGCTCACAAACCTGAAGAGCTACGCCCTGTGTATGCTTCCACTGGGTCGGCTATGCCATCACCAAAATCCTATTCAGCTAGTGGACTTGACATGACAGCGATGAGTCCATTGGCTCTTAGTTCCACATCTTTGCCGATGCCAACTGTTTCAACCCCACCCATGTCTCCCTTGGCAGCAGCTTCATCTCCCAAGAGTGGAAGCATGTGGCAGAACAAAATAAACCTTACTCCACCATCGTTGCAGCTCCCTGGTAGCCGACTGAAGGCTGCTTTGAGTGCCAGGGATCTGGAGATGGAGATGGAACTGCTCGGTCTAGAAAGCCCTGCTCGccaacaacagcagcagcagcaacaattGATCGAAGAGATTGCCAGGATCTCTTCCCCATCTTTCCGGAGCAAGGAATTCAATAGGATTGTTGATTTGAATCCTACTAACCTTGATGACCTGTTAGCATCTGCTGACCCTTCTGTATTTTCTCAACTACATGGACTTTCTGTGCAACCTTCAACACCCACACAAAGTGGGCTTCAGATGCGCCAAAACATGAACCACCTCCGTGCGAGTTATCCATCCAACATCCCTTCCTCTCCTGTGAGGAAGCCCTCAGCTTTTGGGTTTGACTCATCAGCTGCTGTGGCAACTGCAGTGATGAATTCTAGGTCTGCTGCCTTCGCAAAGCGAAGCCAAAGTTTCATTGATCGTGGAGCTGCAACCCACCATCTTGGGCTGTCTTCAGCTTCCAACTCTTCTTGCAGGGTATCCTCTACCCTTTCAGATTGGAGTTCCCCTACCGGGAAACTGGATTGGGGTGTAAACGGAGACAAGCTGAACAAGCTGAGGAAATCTACTTCCTTTGGATTCAGAAACAGTGGGGTAACTGCATCCCCCATAGCACAGCCTGAATTTGGTGCTGAGCCGGATGTCTCATGGGTTCATTCATTGGTTAAAGATGTTCCCTCCGAGAGGTCTGAGATATTTGGTGCTGAGAAGCAACAATATGATCTCAGTAAAGAGATGCTTCCACCATGGATGGAGCAGCTGTATATAGAGCAGGAGCAGATGGTAGCATGAGCTAGGGCTGCCATGGCAATGCTTCTTGGTTATTCTGacaaagtttatttatttatttaattattttattcatttgaaaTGCTTCTACTATCCAATATTACACAATATTATTAGGGATAGGATGACATATGTTGCAAAGAACAAAGTTCAGGTTAATCCAGAGATTCAAACGGGAGTTCCAACTTCTAGATCAGGGAAGACTTGGAGAAACGTTGAACAAAGgatgctgaattttttttattgtataatataaatttataacccCCTTTTCTCTACCGATGGATGTATTTTCTCTGGCAAGTGGACCCCAAAGTGGTTGTCATTGATTAAGCAGcacaattcttttttatataaaattgttatGCCATTTGATCAATGCTTATCCATCATTATTAGAAGTACTTTCAAGGAAATTTCTCGTGTGACTGCTTATTGGCTATTCTTTCTTATTTAAATACTTGATTTCTTGTGGTTTAATGGATCAAAATTCTTCAAATATAAATCGTGTTCTTATTAAGTTTGATTATGTTGAGCTTCTAGGATTTGTATCCTCACGGTTTTTTGGGAAGGGACTACTAACTTATCTGAGATCTGTTTTTCTCAGCATTATATTCGTTTGAGTTTTAAAAGTCCAATTTTTTTAGTCGTTGGTTGgagaaaattttacataatgTAAAAATCCAACATGAGTTTTctagttaaataaattatttcctcACATTTGAATACAGCGGAATCCTACGCCTGTATCAACCTCGTGGGTTACATGTATTCCATAGGTGTAAAAAGTTGCAATTATCTGCACAGATAAGATATTTATAGGTTTTATAAAAGTGTCGACGAGGCTCAATAAAGAAAAGGGAAGAGGGTTGGAAAAAATAAATGGTGTGAAATAAGTCTGctttagatttattttaaaagaattatgtataaaaatcactcccttttataaatatataagaagACTTTATTTATGTATGTCATtattatagatagatagatagatacaaCTATGAAATGAAGGCAATGTCGGGAAACGTTGTTATCCAGATTAGAGATCCAATGGTCCCTATAGGTAGTTGAGTCCTTCAGAGAATGAGTTCGTCTTGGTTTAGAGTTTGTTTGTGAGTTCAGCAACCCACCTGCTTAAATTTGTCTAGGATAATGTTTAAGGCACATTAGCAAAAtggcaaaaaataaaataaaaatatacgaagtgcattttatataaatttgataTGATATAAACGCTGACATGATCGGCATAAAGTACACACGTTATGTATAATAATCGttaaattttatgcaaatttGTGCTGCaagatattaatataataaatcaagAGATAGTAAATAATTGAATATGCTCCTATCGTCACAATTTGTGAGTTATCTTCTAAACTGAACTTATTTCAGGAAGTATAATGGCAAATGAACgaaaattgtataaataaaaacatgccgcacaattaaatttaaacttcaATAAACAAATGTGAAGTTAACTTACATAAATCTGGAGGTATGTTATGATGAATTTCTGCCTTGTTTCTCTAGCACAACACTTTTTAATACATAATCATAGCATATTAGATCTGCCCATCAGTTAAGTTCATAAAAATTGCATCTTAATAATTCTCTCTCAAATGAAACATGGCCATATTTTCATCCAATTTCATCAATAAATAACTGTTAACATTCTGATCCGCATTATTTTTACAAACAAGTTTTTTAACTggtaaaaaaaacgaaaaactaattaaaatattacttgaagaaaaattattttttattttgttttaaaataatattaatattattatttacatgttaaaaaatgttttaagcaATATAGTTCtaataaagtttatttaatttacttttacttttccaaaaacaaatgaaaaattaattttatcattttgtaatGCAAAGTTTAATGTGATTCTGAATCAAAAAATGAGTATGTTCTTTctatttaatgttttcttttatgGGAAGGTAACTAATAGATGTTATCCATAGGTTATCTATATATTGAAGTCACATTGtaattatctcattttttttatatttttattgtttattttgtgtTAAAATAATAGGACTTAACTTCTTGAGTTTTTATTCTGAAGATAAGTTCATGATTTTAGAGTGTATTTTTTGTTGTATCACGTGTAGAGTTCATATGTATGAGACATGAAAGATGATGAATGAACTGAAGTGAGGACAACCTCCTCACTTAGCAAATCGGAACTGCTCGGCCTAAGCTAGCCGCTTAATGCAAGGAGGGACATTGAAAGACAATGTCATGAGCGCGCATCCTGCGCTTACTGCATCGTCACGATCTAATTGGACATGCGCGTTCAGCGTCGCGTTAAACGCATAAGAGAGAAGAGAGTTCTGATTGACCAATTAATTGGTGAGACATatagaaggaaaggaaacatgTTTTGTTTCCTTAGATACTAAGGAAGCCAATTGAAGTAGAGGAAGTGAAGCAGCGGAAAGCAAG
The genomic region above belongs to Glycine max cultivar Williams 82 chromosome 14, Glycine_max_v4.0, whole genome shotgun sequence and contains:
- the LOC100783376 gene encoding zinc finger CCCH domain-containing protein 29, whose translation is MCSDSKSKLSSPTLVVMENSNIQKQNLDGLYNSVLLELSASDDYEAFKREVEEKGLDVNEAGFWYGRRIGSKKMGSETRTPLMIASLFGSAKVLNYILLQKGGGVDVNRVCGSDRATALHCAVAGGSESSLEIVKLLLDAGADAECLDASGNKPVNLIAPAFDSLSKSRRKALEMFLRGGGERDELMSQEMELQMFSVPEKKEGSDNKKEYPVDISLPDINNGVYGTDEFRMYNFKVKPCSRAYSHDWTECPFVHPGENARRRDPRKYPYSCVPCPEFRKGTCQKGDSCEYAHGVFESWLHPAQYRTRLCKDETGCARKVCFFAHKPEELRPVYASTGSAMPSPKSYSASGLDMTAMSPLALSSTSLPMPTVSTPPMSPLAAASSPKSGSMWQNKINLTPPSLQLPGSRLKAALSARDLEMEMELLGLESPARQQQQQQQQLIEEIARISSPSFRSKEFNRIVDLNPTNLDDLLASADPSVFSQLHGLSVQPSTPTQSGLQMRQNMNHLRASYPSNIPSSPVRKPSAFGFDSSAAVATAVMNSRSAAFAKRSQSFIDRGAATHHLGLSSASNSSCRVSSTLSDWSSPTGKLDWGVNGDKLNKLRKSTSFGFRNSGVTASPIAQPEFGAEPDVSWVHSLVKDVPSERSEIFGAEKQQYDLSKEMLPPWMEQLYIEQEQMVA